The proteins below come from a single Puniceicoccus vermicola genomic window:
- a CDS encoding transposase → MRRKRMRLDGQTAYYHVMSRTVNGEALFGDREREVLRKMIWQVADFSGIRVVTYAVMKNHFHVLVEVPAEVSISDEELVRRYRRLYPKPTPWNPMRAEVLEGHLRDHTLEGMDLRKSLLRRMGDVSWMMKTLKQRFTLWFNRSRDRFGPLWCERFKSVLVEGDRWALRTV, encoded by the coding sequence ATGAGAAGGAAACGGATGCGTCTTGATGGGCAAACAGCCTACTACCATGTGATGAGTCGAACGGTGAATGGGGAGGCTCTCTTTGGGGATCGGGAGAGGGAGGTTTTGCGGAAGATGATTTGGCAGGTGGCTGATTTCTCGGGGATTCGGGTGGTTACCTATGCGGTGATGAAGAACCACTTCCATGTTTTGGTGGAGGTGCCGGCGGAGGTGAGTATTTCGGATGAGGAGTTGGTGCGTCGGTATCGTCGGCTCTATCCGAAGCCTACGCCTTGGAATCCGATGCGGGCTGAGGTTTTGGAGGGGCACCTTCGGGATCATACTTTGGAAGGGATGGACTTGCGGAAGAGTCTGTTGCGACGGATGGGGGATGTTTCCTGGATGATGAAGACCCTCAAGCAACGATTCACGCTTTGGTTTAATCGGTCGCGGGATCGTTTTGGACCGCTTTGGTGTGAGCGGTTTAAGAGTGTTCTGGTGGAAGGGGATCGTTGGGCGCTGCGGACGGT
- a CDS encoding peptidyl-prolyl cis-trans isomerase translates to MISWIQNALEKKGRVIFIILLAVVIVSFVFVIGETPGCVSKEPGAQTQKFYGYSLNAEADSRSNDMVREVIISSIVNRGQQPQNEQMLTQEFLSRIALLHLADEAKIPEPNQAAFINYLSTVPFFQDSNGNFDPNRVTSFLDMTQLSRQFDEATINRALSNDYRIQQLMLSISPPGFTLPFEIEEQARRGAATYDLSVAVLKESDLDFSVDPTEEELQDFYTQRVEAYRTPESRSLSIIRFSPEAFTSEVADPTDAELQQYFSQNRTNYLNEDAKDPADALPQLDAVRDQVVADWKEQQATTLARQASEDFVYALFDQEISEGTPEFENMLSSYSVELETLPPMVGNVPPADSDLPQSAFGEAARLDEIRYFSDPIETENEIVVVILTDVTPSLIPDFQSVREEVLANFTEQSKQENLVSQGEEIRTQLSDMIAEGQSFEKAASSLNLTVENFESVGWENMTEGLPNSAIRRAETLPENEVSSMVVTEEGGNFLFVQSRGAPQFGPDSEEYQRTQNILGQSTARLFMSSFVGDLIQAGSTGAQSGGQ, encoded by the coding sequence ATGATCTCTTGGATTCAAAATGCCCTGGAAAAGAAAGGACGCGTTATTTTCATCATCCTCCTCGCGGTGGTGATCGTTTCTTTCGTTTTCGTTATTGGTGAAACTCCCGGATGCGTGAGTAAAGAGCCCGGAGCGCAGACTCAGAAATTTTATGGGTACAGCTTGAATGCTGAAGCCGATTCCCGTTCGAATGATATGGTTCGGGAGGTGATTATTAGCTCAATCGTCAATCGAGGGCAGCAACCTCAGAATGAGCAGATGCTGACGCAGGAATTTCTTTCCCGCATCGCCCTACTGCATCTGGCGGATGAGGCGAAGATTCCCGAGCCGAATCAGGCGGCCTTTATCAACTACCTCTCCACCGTTCCTTTCTTCCAGGATTCTAACGGGAACTTTGATCCAAATCGGGTCACTAGTTTCCTCGATATGACTCAGTTGAGTCGCCAGTTTGACGAAGCGACTATCAATCGAGCCCTCAGCAACGATTACCGGATCCAACAGCTGATGCTTTCCATCTCTCCTCCTGGGTTCACTCTTCCTTTCGAGATCGAGGAACAGGCCCGTCGTGGAGCCGCTACCTATGACTTGAGTGTAGCCGTTCTGAAAGAAAGTGATCTCGACTTTTCGGTCGATCCTACCGAAGAGGAGCTTCAGGACTTTTATACCCAACGGGTCGAAGCTTACCGGACTCCCGAGTCCCGCTCTCTTTCGATCATTCGGTTCTCTCCGGAAGCCTTCACTTCCGAGGTTGCCGATCCCACCGACGCAGAGCTCCAGCAGTATTTTTCGCAGAATCGCACCAACTACCTAAACGAGGATGCCAAAGACCCCGCGGACGCACTTCCCCAGCTCGACGCCGTGCGTGATCAAGTTGTCGCCGACTGGAAGGAACAGCAAGCCACCACTCTCGCGCGTCAGGCTTCCGAAGATTTTGTCTACGCTCTGTTCGACCAAGAAATTTCCGAAGGGACGCCCGAGTTCGAAAACATGCTTTCCAGCTATTCCGTGGAACTTGAAACCCTTCCCCCGATGGTGGGCAATGTTCCCCCAGCCGATTCGGATCTTCCCCAATCTGCTTTCGGCGAAGCTGCTCGTTTGGACGAAATCCGCTATTTCTCCGACCCAATTGAAACCGAGAACGAAATTGTCGTCGTCATCCTCACTGATGTCACACCTTCCCTGATTCCCGATTTCCAGAGTGTTCGCGAAGAGGTTCTGGCTAACTTCACCGAGCAGAGCAAACAGGAGAACCTTGTCTCTCAAGGAGAAGAAATCCGCACTCAGCTTTCGGACATGATCGCAGAAGGTCAGTCTTTCGAAAAAGCCGCCTCTTCACTCAATCTCACGGTCGAGAACTTTGAATCGGTCGGATGGGAAAACATGACGGAAGGTCTTCCGAACTCGGCAATCCGCCGGGCCGAAACACTTCCTGAAAATGAAGTTTCCTCAATGGTCGTGACAGAAGAGGGAGGAAATTTCCTCTTCGTCCAGAGTCGAGGAGCGCCTCAGTTCGGTCCTGATTCGGAGGAATATCAAAGGACGCAGAACATTCTTGGCCAGAGCACTGCCCGGTTGTTCATGTCTTCCTTTGTCGGAGATCTTATCCAAGCAGGCAGCACTGGCGCGCAGTCCGGAGGACAGTAA
- a CDS encoding mechanosensitive ion channel family protein — MTRWLETTFLSVQSPTFQDAWQILIIGALWVVARLLFRPKPIPPGEEETRKEKTSPKIWLSQNAFLPVLALLLGITATGFQLAGFHTPVLWITGILFGIWSVVGILTSMLRDRFWAESSSLIIYILTAFSLLTVDNSLIEFLDKMQLPIPAGDEPLTVWDLFTVGFSLAIAIWIGLGLSQLIEKRVETITRINPSTRALLQKVIRVLFIVLAMIIGLTSVGINLSALTVFGGAFALGLGFGLQKIVSNLISGFILLSDRSIKPGDVIELEGTYGWINTLRARYVSVITRDGTEHLIPNEDLITQRVVNWTFSHDRIRIKCAIGVAYGEDPHRVIEICNEAALSQPRVLRDPPPVCLLTEFGDSSVNLELRFWIEDPNQGVANIRSAVLLKIWDRFKEEGIEIPFPQRDIHVRSWTPDSPSLPPSSS; from the coding sequence ATGACCCGCTGGCTTGAAACCACCTTCTTGTCGGTTCAGTCACCTACGTTCCAAGATGCCTGGCAGATCCTGATCATCGGCGCACTCTGGGTCGTGGCTCGACTGTTGTTCCGTCCCAAGCCCATCCCTCCAGGGGAGGAAGAGACGCGCAAAGAGAAGACCTCACCGAAGATTTGGCTCTCACAGAATGCTTTTCTTCCCGTATTGGCTCTACTGCTAGGCATTACCGCTACCGGCTTTCAACTGGCCGGATTCCACACTCCAGTTCTCTGGATCACTGGCATCCTTTTCGGAATCTGGAGTGTCGTCGGAATTCTCACCTCCATGCTTCGCGACCGTTTCTGGGCCGAGTCGTCTTCGCTGATCATCTACATCCTCACGGCCTTCAGCCTCCTGACCGTTGACAACAGCCTCATCGAGTTTCTCGACAAGATGCAGCTCCCGATCCCGGCGGGAGACGAGCCTTTGACGGTTTGGGATCTCTTTACCGTCGGCTTCTCTCTCGCAATCGCCATCTGGATCGGACTCGGACTCTCCCAATTGATCGAAAAGCGGGTCGAAACGATTACCCGCATCAATCCCTCGACCCGAGCCCTTCTCCAGAAGGTCATCCGAGTGCTTTTCATCGTCTTGGCCATGATCATCGGCCTGACATCGGTCGGCATCAACCTCTCGGCGCTCACGGTCTTTGGCGGCGCTTTCGCTCTCGGCCTGGGATTCGGACTCCAGAAAATTGTCTCCAACCTCATAAGCGGGTTCATTCTCCTCTCAGACCGATCGATCAAACCGGGCGATGTCATCGAGCTGGAAGGTACGTATGGATGGATCAATACCCTGCGGGCCCGCTACGTCTCGGTCATCACTCGCGACGGAACCGAACATCTCATCCCGAACGAAGACTTGATCACACAACGAGTCGTGAACTGGACCTTTTCCCACGACCGCATTCGGATCAAGTGCGCGATCGGAGTAGCCTACGGAGAAGATCCCCACCGCGTAATCGAGATCTGCAATGAGGCCGCTTTGAGTCAGCCCCGAGTTCTCCGCGACCCTCCCCCAGTTTGTCTCCTTACCGAGTTCGGCGACAGTTCGGTCAATCTCGAGCTTCGCTTTTGGATTGAGGACCCGAATCAAGGGGTCGCCAACATCCGCAGCGCCGTGCTCCTCAAAATCTGGGATCGTTTCAAGGAGGAGGGTATCGAAATCCCCTTCCCCCAACGGGATATTCACGTCCGCAGCTGGACCCCGGACTCTCCCTCGCTTCCTCCATCCTCTTCTTAG
- a CDS encoding Lrp/AsnC family transcriptional regulator — translation MSKVLEFLLRGERLSTSEMAEVLRIAPEEVEAEIRRLQEEGTLLGWLPVLNPDKIDDHRVSAVIELKISPEREGGFDRVAMRVSKFDEVQTCYLMSGAYDLLVIARGKNLQQVAGFVSEKLATLGGVLSTATHFLLRPYKEQGHLLLDEAGSPEKPAVSP, via the coding sequence ATGAGTAAAGTTCTCGAGTTTCTCCTCCGCGGCGAACGCCTTTCCACCTCCGAAATGGCGGAGGTGCTGCGCATCGCGCCGGAAGAAGTCGAGGCGGAGATCCGGCGATTGCAAGAGGAAGGGACACTGCTTGGCTGGCTCCCTGTCCTCAACCCAGACAAAATCGACGACCATCGCGTCTCGGCAGTCATTGAGCTGAAGATCAGCCCAGAGCGGGAAGGTGGATTTGACCGGGTGGCCATGCGAGTGAGCAAGTTTGACGAGGTTCAGACCTGCTATCTCATGTCCGGCGCCTATGATCTTCTCGTCATCGCCCGAGGCAAAAATCTGCAGCAGGTGGCGGGTTTCGTTTCAGAAAAACTCGCGACTCTTGGCGGCGTGCTCTCCACGGCGACTCATTTCCTCCTGCGCCCTTACAAGGAGCAGGGACATCTTCTTCTCGACGAAGCTGGCTCTCCGGAAAAACCGGCCGTCAGCCCCTAG
- a CDS encoding aminotransferase class I/II-fold pyridoxal phosphate-dependent enzyme produces the protein MSASTQSDRSGDSARFIADHVIGLPRSGIRDFFAIVAQMPQAISLGIGEPDFVTPWHIREAAIYALERGKTSYTDNMGLIGLRREISSYVERDFHVSYSPEKEVLVAVGVSEALDLALRAIVNPGDKVLFHQPCYVSYSPSIKLTHGVAVPIPTSDEDAFALNPQKLRECWEPGCKVLVLNFPTNPTGGTVDRKTLEEIAAFAKEKDLLVLSDEIYAELTFEGEHVSIASLPGMRERTIFLHGFSKAYAMTGFRIGYACGPAPLIEAMMKVHQYSMLCAPILSQEAATEALRNGQSAMEKMRDQYRDRRDFLVARFNEAGLKCHLPRGTFYTFADIRATGLDEMTFAKKLLSEEEVAVVPGTAFGESGKGFIRASFSTSFNRLREAADRIGRFAERHTS, from the coding sequence ATGAGTGCCTCTACACAGTCTGACCGGTCCGGTGATTCGGCCCGGTTTATTGCCGACCACGTCATTGGCCTACCCCGTTCGGGGATTCGCGACTTTTTTGCGATTGTGGCTCAGATGCCTCAGGCCATTTCCCTGGGGATCGGCGAACCGGATTTCGTGACGCCGTGGCACATTCGTGAAGCGGCGATCTACGCCCTGGAGCGGGGGAAGACCTCCTATACCGACAACATGGGGCTCATTGGTCTCCGCAGAGAGATCAGTAGCTACGTCGAGCGCGACTTCCACGTCTCTTACTCTCCGGAGAAAGAAGTCTTGGTCGCGGTGGGAGTATCCGAAGCTCTGGACCTTGCTCTTCGGGCGATCGTCAATCCAGGCGACAAAGTCCTTTTCCACCAGCCGTGCTACGTGTCGTACTCGCCGAGCATCAAGCTCACCCACGGGGTCGCCGTGCCGATTCCGACATCGGACGAGGATGCTTTTGCCCTCAACCCGCAGAAGCTCCGCGAGTGCTGGGAACCTGGCTGCAAGGTCCTCGTGCTCAACTTCCCGACGAACCCGACCGGGGGAACCGTCGACCGGAAAACGCTCGAAGAGATTGCCGCTTTCGCGAAAGAAAAGGATCTTCTGGTCCTCAGCGACGAGATCTACGCCGAGCTGACCTTTGAAGGGGAACACGTGAGCATCGCCTCTCTGCCGGGGATGCGGGAGAGAACCATCTTCCTCCATGGATTCTCCAAGGCCTACGCGATGACGGGTTTCCGCATCGGCTATGCTTGCGGGCCAGCTCCCTTAATCGAGGCGATGATGAAAGTTCACCAGTACTCGATGCTTTGTGCGCCCATTCTCAGCCAAGAAGCCGCGACCGAAGCTCTCCGCAACGGACAGTCCGCTATGGAGAAAATGCGCGACCAGTATCGGGATCGCCGCGACTTTCTGGTCGCCCGGTTCAACGAGGCCGGCCTGAAATGCCACCTCCCACGAGGGACCTTCTACACCTTCGCCGACATTCGCGCTACGGGCCTCGACGAAATGACTTTTGCCAAAAAACTACTTTCCGAAGAAGAAGTGGCGGTCGTACCCGGCACGGCTTTTGGCGAGAGCGGCAAAGGATTTATCCGGGCCAGTTTTTCCACCAGCTTTAACCGACTCAGGGAAGCCGCCGATCGTATTGGTCGTTTCGCCGAACGACACACGTCATGA
- the der gene encoding ribosome biogenesis GTPase Der has product MNSTTSQVLPKVALVGRPNVGKSRLFNRICGGRDAIVHDKPGVTRDVMARDVDGRFTLLDTGGIGLPEKDAPSKIVQAVEEQVFVAVESSDLILLVVDGREGVVPLDEEIAARLRKNARCPVHIVANKCDNERVSDSVHEFNRLGFGEAIPVSAEHRVGIGQLFKTIHSNIPEIRFVTEEAQEDRRIKITFVGKPNVGKSSITNRLLSSQRLIVSDVPGTTRDSIALDLNYPFPENRMGKFRLVDTAGLRPNSKVDSSVEYFSNLRTRRAIEESDVVFLLLDAMTGVTRQDKALAGEVLEAGRSLVLVVNKWDLAMEAFKKGGIEGFKNAKDFQRNYREAAEKELFFLPKSPFLFISAKTGFEVSSILGTGERIDHLQRMTLPTGRLNRTVHDLIDARPPKRMHGKPFKVFYVVQTGYRPFRFRLYCNRPEKFEDTYRRYLEAGIIESFDLEGSPIRFDLVGKERRNAGEER; this is encoded by the coding sequence ATGAACAGCACTACTTCTCAAGTCCTCCCAAAGGTCGCCCTTGTCGGTCGACCCAATGTCGGCAAAAGCCGCCTTTTCAACCGAATCTGCGGCGGCCGCGACGCGATCGTCCACGACAAGCCTGGAGTGACCCGCGATGTCATGGCCCGTGATGTCGACGGTCGTTTTACTCTTTTGGATACAGGAGGGATTGGTCTCCCGGAGAAAGATGCGCCCTCCAAGATTGTCCAGGCCGTTGAAGAACAGGTTTTCGTCGCGGTGGAATCTTCGGATTTAATTCTTCTGGTTGTCGATGGCCGTGAAGGGGTTGTTCCCCTCGATGAGGAAATTGCAGCCCGCTTGCGGAAGAACGCCCGTTGCCCGGTTCACATCGTGGCCAATAAGTGTGACAACGAACGCGTATCCGACTCGGTTCACGAATTTAATCGTCTAGGATTCGGCGAGGCGATTCCCGTATCCGCTGAGCACCGCGTCGGCATCGGCCAACTCTTCAAGACGATCCACTCCAATATTCCGGAGATCCGTTTCGTCACCGAGGAAGCCCAGGAAGACCGCCGGATCAAAATCACATTCGTTGGGAAGCCCAACGTCGGCAAATCTTCGATCACCAACCGCCTGCTTTCCTCGCAGCGACTGATCGTGAGCGACGTTCCGGGGACCACTCGCGACTCGATCGCCCTCGATCTCAACTACCCTTTTCCGGAAAATCGGATGGGCAAGTTCCGTCTCGTCGATACCGCCGGGTTGCGCCCGAACAGCAAAGTCGACAGCTCGGTCGAATATTTCTCGAACCTGCGCACACGCCGGGCCATCGAAGAGAGTGACGTGGTTTTCCTCCTTCTCGACGCCATGACCGGAGTCACCCGTCAGGACAAGGCCTTGGCCGGAGAGGTCCTGGAAGCCGGACGCTCCCTCGTGCTCGTCGTCAACAAATGGGACTTGGCCATGGAGGCCTTCAAAAAAGGGGGCATCGAAGGGTTTAAGAACGCAAAAGATTTTCAGCGGAACTACCGCGAAGCCGCAGAAAAGGAACTGTTTTTCCTCCCGAAAAGCCCATTCCTTTTCATCTCGGCCAAGACCGGGTTTGAGGTCTCCTCGATTCTCGGCACGGGAGAGCGGATCGATCACCTGCAGCGCATGACCCTGCCCACTGGCCGGCTCAACCGCACAGTGCACGATCTCATCGATGCTCGCCCTCCCAAGAGGATGCACGGAAAACCCTTCAAGGTTTTCTACGTCGTGCAAACCGGCTACCGCCCCTTCCGCTTCCGGCTCTACTGCAACCGGCCTGAGAAATTTGAGGACACCTACCGCCGCTATTTGGAGGCTGGTATCATCGAGTCCTTTGATCTGGAAGGGAGCCCAATCCGTTTCGATCTCGTCGGAAAGGAACGTCGCAACGCCGGCGAGGAACGATAA
- a CDS encoding methionyl-tRNA formyltransferase — MDLLFLSSDPISLPSLEALAGGKVADTRVVAVITNPDRRSGRGKKVQRNAVAAKADELGLPVHQTAKLTLEEMQGLPHFDAALVFAFGQILPRSILSLRPGLFLNVHASPLPFLRGPSPIETAIAEGWSSTEISLMRMVQRMDAGDIAFRQKTTIDPSETGPSLREKIALQSATLVERVPDAVALESAWDLQDDSSATWCRKISKKDGRLDFSLPAQTLANQSRAFEGWPGSTILIGGETMKVADLSMTEGSGHPGEILSADERLEVATGEGALSIGMIQRPSRKMAPFAEFQRATPVQIGSLLSFPLSQPLVRSKFRL; from the coding sequence ATGGACCTTTTATTTCTTTCGAGCGACCCAATCTCTCTGCCCTCCCTTGAAGCCCTTGCGGGCGGGAAGGTAGCTGATACGCGGGTCGTCGCTGTTATCACCAATCCAGATCGCCGCAGCGGCCGCGGAAAAAAGGTTCAGCGCAATGCCGTGGCAGCCAAAGCCGATGAACTGGGCCTGCCCGTTCATCAGACAGCAAAGCTGACCCTTGAGGAAATGCAGGGACTTCCGCATTTTGATGCGGCGTTGGTCTTTGCTTTCGGGCAAATCTTGCCCCGTTCGATTCTTTCCCTGCGTCCGGGTCTTTTTCTCAATGTTCATGCCTCTCCGCTCCCCTTTCTGAGAGGCCCCTCACCGATCGAAACCGCCATCGCCGAGGGATGGAGTTCGACCGAGATCAGCTTGATGCGAATGGTCCAGCGAATGGATGCTGGAGACATCGCCTTCCGCCAGAAGACGACGATCGATCCATCTGAGACAGGACCTTCCCTTCGCGAGAAGATAGCCCTCCAGAGCGCAACTCTCGTCGAGCGGGTCCCCGACGCGGTCGCGCTTGAATCTGCCTGGGACCTACAAGACGACTCTTCGGCCACCTGGTGCCGAAAAATCTCGAAAAAGGATGGGCGCCTCGACTTTTCTCTTCCCGCCCAGACTCTGGCGAATCAGTCCCGCGCCTTCGAGGGCTGGCCGGGTTCCACGATTTTGATCGGCGGGGAAACGATGAAAGTCGCAGACCTCTCGATGACCGAGGGATCCGGCCATCCCGGAGAAATCCTTAGTGCCGACGAGCGCCTCGAGGTTGCCACCGGGGAAGGTGCGCTATCGATCGGGATGATCCAGCGACCCAGCCGCAAAATGGCCCCTTTCGCAGAATTCCAGCGGGCTACTCCGGTCCAAATCGGCAGTCTACTGAGTTTCCCCCTGTCTCAGCCGCTCGTTCGCTCAAAGTTTCGACTCTAA
- a CDS encoding putative Na+/H+ antiporter, with protein MNVLKRVLLILFLVLPAAQISWANAPSSLDEPAIEFPLKESTYTHLEEQVAHEQGHELNLWERLKVRAEADPFNLFATVIFLLAVIHTFLAARFNRMAHQCEEAHRQAWLASPESKEPDAKEPVSFKATLFHFLGEVEAIFGIWIVPLLLGMVLIEPHGWGHASYYIDTRNYTEAIFVVVIMAIASSRPVILFAESALRMVAGIGKRTPVAWWFSILVVGPLLGSFITEPAAMTISALLLGYQFYVLKPSNRLKYATLGLLFVNVSVGGTLTHFAAPPVLMVATEWHWNLPFMFTHFGWKAVIGIGFSTFVYFLVFRKELLGLREKAEELKEKGELKEKESKVPFWIILVHLAFVAWTVVTLHHPAFFVGGFLFFIAFTIATEHHQYEIKIKGPLLVGFFLAGLVTHGGLQSWWIAPVLSSLSEIPLFLGATVLTAFNDNAAITFLASQVPAFSPDVVQDGIMVSKTGLLLTRAEMLEYAVVAGAVTGGGLTVIANAPNPAGQSILSKYFPDGISPIKLLAGALFPTVVVGIIFMVV; from the coding sequence ATGAATGTTTTAAAGCGAGTCCTTCTTATACTCTTTCTCGTTCTGCCCGCGGCGCAGATCTCTTGGGCCAATGCTCCTTCGTCATTGGATGAGCCGGCGATTGAGTTTCCTCTCAAGGAATCGACCTACACCCACTTGGAGGAGCAGGTCGCTCACGAACAAGGGCACGAGCTCAACCTCTGGGAGAGGCTCAAGGTGCGTGCGGAGGCTGACCCCTTTAATCTCTTCGCCACTGTTATCTTTTTACTGGCGGTTATTCATACCTTTCTGGCGGCGAGGTTTAACCGCATGGCTCATCAATGCGAAGAGGCTCATCGGCAGGCTTGGCTGGCCTCTCCGGAATCGAAGGAGCCAGATGCGAAAGAGCCTGTCAGCTTCAAGGCGACGTTGTTTCATTTCTTAGGTGAAGTGGAGGCGATCTTCGGGATCTGGATCGTACCTCTTCTTTTGGGAATGGTTCTGATCGAGCCTCATGGATGGGGGCACGCTTCCTACTACATTGATACCCGGAACTATACCGAGGCTATCTTTGTCGTCGTGATCATGGCGATTGCTTCCAGCCGCCCGGTTATCCTTTTTGCCGAGTCCGCGCTCCGGATGGTGGCAGGCATCGGTAAGCGTACTCCGGTGGCCTGGTGGTTTTCGATTCTGGTCGTTGGCCCGTTGCTCGGATCTTTCATTACTGAGCCCGCTGCTATGACCATTTCAGCTCTGCTTCTCGGATATCAGTTCTATGTCCTTAAGCCCTCCAATCGTCTAAAGTATGCGACCCTGGGGCTTCTCTTTGTCAACGTTTCCGTCGGCGGTACCTTGACTCACTTTGCGGCACCGCCCGTTTTGATGGTAGCGACCGAGTGGCATTGGAATCTTCCCTTCATGTTTACCCATTTCGGGTGGAAAGCGGTCATCGGTATTGGGTTTTCGACCTTTGTCTATTTTCTAGTTTTCCGCAAAGAACTGCTAGGGCTGCGAGAAAAGGCGGAAGAATTAAAAGAGAAAGGGGAGCTCAAAGAGAAGGAGTCCAAGGTTCCTTTCTGGATCATTTTGGTTCACTTGGCTTTTGTCGCGTGGACAGTCGTCACCCTTCACCATCCGGCCTTTTTCGTCGGAGGATTTCTTTTCTTCATCGCCTTTACGATTGCGACGGAGCACCACCAGTATGAGATCAAGATTAAGGGGCCTTTGCTGGTCGGCTTTTTCCTCGCGGGGCTGGTCACTCATGGTGGGTTGCAGAGCTGGTGGATCGCGCCGGTGCTTTCCAGTTTGAGTGAGATTCCTCTCTTCTTGGGGGCTACGGTTCTCACTGCGTTCAACGATAACGCCGCCATCACCTTCCTCGCCTCCCAGGTCCCGGCCTTCAGTCCTGATGTGGTTCAAGACGGGATTATGGTTTCGAAGACAGGACTCCTGCTGACGCGGGCCGAAATGTTGGAATATGCGGTTGTGGCCGGTGCGGTTACAGGCGGTGGATTGACGGTGATCGCCAATGCCCCGAATCCTGCGGGTCAGTCGATTCTGAGCAAATACTTCCCGGATGGAATTTCGCCGATCAAGCTCTTGGCAGGCGCCTTGTTCCCGACGGTGGTTGTCGGAATCATTTTCATGGTGGTATAG
- the mnhG gene encoding monovalent cation/H(+) antiporter subunit G, translating to MMVWIVSFFVLAGAFFGLVAALGVFRMPDLFIRMHAATKAGAFGAALMLLAFAIHFGGLRSWIFSLVIIVFFYLTTPVAAQAIARAAYRRGVAFWEKMGVDRLKESGEIPERSHSKED from the coding sequence ATGATGGTGTGGATCGTATCTTTTTTCGTTCTGGCGGGGGCCTTTTTTGGCTTAGTCGCAGCGCTTGGCGTTTTTCGGATGCCCGACCTCTTTATTCGGATGCATGCGGCGACCAAGGCCGGAGCGTTTGGGGCCGCGCTAATGCTGTTGGCTTTCGCCATTCATTTTGGGGGACTGCGTTCCTGGATCTTCTCACTGGTGATCATTGTCTTCTTTTACCTGACCACTCCTGTTGCAGCCCAAGCCATCGCGAGGGCGGCTTACCGTAGAGGAGTGGCTTTTTGGGAAAAGATGGGTGTTGATCGTTTGAAGGAATCAGGAGAAATTCCTGAGCGCTCTCACTCGAAAGAAGACTGA
- a CDS encoding monovalent cation/H+ antiporter complex subunit F yields the protein MPFADMPFPLGISLILASIFYVVALVLALVRVVRGPTAFDRIVALDLIAALCLGVIVLFAIHFDQPVFVDAALIIALVGFLGTVAFSRFLERDGGGQ from the coding sequence GTGCCTTTCGCTGACATGCCTTTTCCGCTGGGGATTTCACTGATCCTCGCCTCGATCTTCTATGTTGTAGCGTTAGTTCTCGCTCTGGTGCGGGTCGTTCGGGGGCCAACCGCGTTCGATCGAATTGTCGCTCTGGATTTGATCGCAGCTCTCTGTCTCGGCGTGATTGTTCTTTTTGCGATTCATTTTGACCAGCCCGTGTTTGTCGACGCAGCCTTGATCATTGCTCTCGTTGGTTTCTTGGGAACCGTCGCCTTTTCCCGGTTTTTGGAAAGAGATGGAGGGGGACAATGA
- a CDS encoding Na+/H+ antiporter subunit E: MKRIVALIAFIGFYLGEILRSNLRVAYDVLTPRHHMNPAIVAVDIEGMTEGQAVSMANFITMTPGTLGIAISQDRRTLFIHCMYIDGSPEEVASALEKDYGRRVRRAFR, from the coding sequence ATGAAGCGGATAGTTGCCTTGATTGCTTTCATCGGATTTTACTTGGGAGAAATCCTTCGGTCGAATCTTCGGGTGGCTTATGACGTTTTGACGCCGCGCCATCACATGAATCCGGCGATCGTTGCCGTGGATATCGAAGGAATGACGGAAGGGCAGGCTGTAAGTATGGCAAATTTCATCACCATGACTCCGGGAACCTTGGGAATCGCGATCTCACAAGACCGAAGAACGCTTTTCATTCACTGCATGTATATCGACGGATCTCCTGAGGAGGTCGCGTCGGCTCTGGAAAAAGATTACGGAAGGAGGGTGCGTCGTGCCTTTCGCTGA